Proteins found in one Paenibacillus dendritiformis genomic segment:
- the dnaJ gene encoding molecular chaperone DnaJ, with the protein MAQKRDYYEVLGVSKGAGEDEIKKAYRKLARQYHPDVNKAADAEEKFKEVKEAYDVLGDDQKRAMYDQYGHVDPNQGMGGGGFSGDFGGFGDIFDMFFGGGGRTRDPNAPQRGSDLQYTMQIEFKEAVFGKETDITIPRTEQCDTCFGTGAKPGTKPDTCSACHGSGQQEVVQNTAFGRMVNRRTCTVCQGKGKIIREKCGTCHGSGTVKKQRVIHVRIPAGVDDGAQLRMSGEGESGLRGGPNGDLYIVIRVKPHEFFERDGDDIYCEVPLTFAQAALGDEIEIPTLTEKVKLKIPAGTQTGTFFRLRGKGVPRLRGHGQGDQHVKVVIVTPTKLNDEQKELLRQFAASGGEHTNGGHEESFFDRMKRAFRGD; encoded by the coding sequence GTGGCGCAAAAGCGAGATTATTATGAAGTGCTCGGCGTAAGCAAAGGAGCAGGCGAGGATGAAATCAAAAAAGCCTACCGCAAGCTTGCGCGTCAATATCACCCTGACGTGAACAAGGCAGCGGACGCGGAAGAGAAGTTCAAGGAAGTCAAGGAAGCGTACGATGTGCTTGGGGACGATCAGAAGCGGGCGATGTATGACCAGTACGGGCATGTAGATCCGAATCAAGGCATGGGCGGAGGCGGGTTCTCCGGCGATTTCGGCGGATTCGGCGATATATTCGATATGTTCTTCGGCGGAGGAGGACGCACCCGCGATCCGAATGCGCCGCAGCGAGGCAGCGATCTGCAGTACACGATGCAGATTGAATTCAAGGAAGCCGTCTTCGGCAAAGAGACGGATATTACGATTCCGCGGACAGAGCAGTGCGACACTTGCTTCGGAACCGGAGCCAAGCCTGGCACGAAGCCGGATACCTGCTCGGCCTGCCACGGATCGGGACAACAGGAAGTCGTGCAAAATACGGCGTTCGGCCGCATGGTCAACCGGCGTACTTGTACGGTATGTCAAGGCAAGGGCAAAATTATCCGCGAGAAATGCGGCACCTGCCATGGCAGTGGAACCGTGAAGAAGCAGCGCGTCATTCATGTGCGCATTCCGGCAGGGGTAGACGATGGAGCCCAACTTCGCATGAGCGGAGAAGGCGAGAGCGGATTGCGCGGCGGTCCGAACGGCGATTTGTACATTGTCATCCGCGTGAAGCCGCATGAATTTTTCGAACGCGACGGCGACGATATCTACTGCGAGGTGCCGCTCACATTCGCTCAGGCGGCGCTCGGCGACGAGATTGAGATCCCGACGCTGACGGAGAAGGTCAAGCTCAAAATTCCGGCCGGCACGCAGACAGGAACCTTCTTCCGACTGCGCGGCAAAGGCGTTCCGCGTCTGCGGGGCCACGGACAAGGCGATCAGCATGTCAAGGTTGTCATCGTGACGCCGACGAAGCTGAATGACGAACAGAAAGAGCTGCTCCGACAGTTCGCGGCGAGCGGCGGCGAGCACACGAACGGCGGGCACGAGGAATCGTTCTTCGATCGGATGAAGCGGGCGTTCCGGGGAGACTAG